The following is a genomic window from Geoalkalibacter halelectricus.
TCCACTGCGCCTTGACGTTGAGGCCGATTTCCTCGAGCACCTTGACCGCCGACCAGATATCGCCGCCGATGTTGTAGTCACCGATCAGGGCGATGTCATAGGGACCGGGCTCCTCGTCGAACTCGCGGGTGCCGATGATGTGGTCGCGGATGGTGTCGTTGGAAATGTGATGCCCCAGGGACTGGGACACGCCGCGAAAACCCTCGCAGTTGCAGGGCACTACCGGCACTTCCAACTCACCGGCCATCTTCTTGGCGGTGGCGTTGATGTCGTCGCCGATCAGGCCCACCGGGCACTCGGAGAGCACCGAGATGCCTTTGGCCAGGGGAAAGAGTTCCTTGACTTCGCGACAGATGGTCTCAAGTTTTTTGTCGCCGCCGTAGACGATGTCTTTTTCCTGAAAATCCGAGGTGAACTGCATGCCCGAGAAGGAGGAGACGCCAGGCACCCCGGTGGTCAGGTTGCGCCGCGTGCCCCAGGAATACCAGCCGCAGCCCACCGGACCATGGGAAATGTGCACCATGTCGCGGATCGGTCCCCAGACCACGCCCTTGGCGCCGGCGTAGGCGCAGCCGCGCGCGCTCATCACGCCGGGCAAAGTCTTTTTGTTGGAACGCACCGCGCAACCCTTGTCCTCCGGATCGTTGGGGGCGAGATGAGGGGCGCGCTTCTTCTTGGCCTTGGCCGGATAAAGCTCGAGGGTTTCCTCAATGAGCTTGGCGGCCTTTTCTTTGCTCAAGCCCTCGACTTCAGGCTTGACTTTGTTGTTTTTATCGCCAGGCTGATACATGAGCAGCTCCTGTTTGTGGTCGTTGGTGTCGCTTGTAGGGGCGCACCGATGTGCGCCCTTTCGAGCAGTGTCCTGGGTTCGGGCAAGGGCGCACGTCGGTGCGCCCCTACATCCGCGTCAGGCGTTCTCGGCCTTGCCGATGATGGTTTCGTCCTCGGCTTCCATGATGCCGAACTCCATGAGCAGATCCTCGAGTTCTTCCATCTCCAGCGGGGTGGGAATCACCAGCTTCTTGTTTTCCGAAATCTTGCGCGCCAGCTCCCGGTATTCATCGGCCTGCTTGTGCTCGGGCGAGTACTCGATGACCGTCATGCGGCGCAACTCGGCGCGCTGCACCTGGTTGTCGCGGGGCACGAAATGGATCATCTGGGTACCGAGCTTATGGGCCAGGGCCTCGATGAGATCGGCCTCGCGGTCGGTGTTGCGGCTGTTGCAGATCAGACCCGCCAGGCGTACGTTGCCCGAGGAGGAATACTTGAGAATACCCTTGGCGATGTTGTTGGCGGCGTACATGGCCATCATCTCGCCGGAGACGACGATGTAGATCTCCTCGGCCTTGTTCTCGCGAATGGGCATGGCGAAACCGCCGCACACCACGTCGCCGAGCACGTCGTAGAAGACAAAGTCGAGATCCTCGGTGTAGGCGCCCTCTTCCTCAAGAAAGTTGATGGCGGTGATAACGCCACGGCCCGCGCAGCCGACGCCCGGTTCGGGACCGCCCGATTCCACGCACTTGACATCGCCGTAGCCGACCTTGAGCACATCCTCAAGTTCGAGATCCTCGACGGTGCCCAGTTCGCGCACCTTGTCCATGACCGTCTCCTGCGCCTTGGCGTGCAGGATCAGGCGGGTGGAGTCGGCCTTGGGGTCGCAGCCGATGATCATGACCTTCTTGCCGAGGCTGGCCAGACCCGCGACGGTGTTCTGGGTGGTGGTGGATTTGCCGATGCCGCCTTTGCCGTAGATTGCGATCTGACGAATTTTTTTCTCTGCCATGACGTTTCTTGCTCCTTGTTCACGGTGGATTGGTGCGCCGTGCGATCTGAGCTCCCCAGGCGGCATCGCCATTGAGTCGCGGGAAACGGCCATCGAACGGCGCGAAAAATATAAGGCCCCACCCGGTCCAATCCGGATGAGGCCCCTTTGCCTGCTGCGGCTCCGCCGTGGCGCCGCATTC
Proteins encoded in this region:
- the nifD gene encoding nitrogenase molybdenum-iron protein alpha chain, whose protein sequence is MYQPGDKNNKVKPEVEGLSKEKAAKLIEETLELYPAKAKKKRAPHLAPNDPEDKGCAVRSNKKTLPGVMSARGCAYAGAKGVVWGPIRDMVHISHGPVGCGWYSWGTRRNLTTGVPGVSSFSGMQFTSDFQEKDIVYGGDKKLETICREVKELFPLAKGISVLSECPVGLIGDDINATAKKMAGELEVPVVPCNCEGFRGVSQSLGHHISNDTIRDHIIGTREFDEEPGPYDIALIGDYNIGGDIWSAVKVLEEIGLNVKAQWTGDGQIEHIAATHKVKLNLIHCYRSMNYMCKVMEEKYGIPWLEFNFFGPTKIKESLRAIAERFDDKIKENVERVIAKYDPIMQAILDEYRPRLEGKKVMIFVGGLRPRHTIGAYEDLGMVCVGSGYEFAHSDDYDRTYPEMPKGSLVFDDASEKEMEVFAEAIKPDLVASGIKEKYVFQKMGLPFRQMHSWDYSGPYHGYDGFAIFARDIDMAINSPTWKLVKSPF
- the nifH gene encoding nitrogenase iron protein; its protein translation is MRQIAIYGKGGIGKSTTTQNTVAGLASLGKKVMIIGCDPKADSTRLILHAKAQETVMDKVRELGTVEDLELEDVLKVGYGDVKCVESGGPEPGVGCAGRGVITAINFLEEEGAYTEDLDFVFYDVLGDVVCGGFAMPIRENKAEEIYIVVSGEMMAMYAANNIAKGILKYSSSGNVRLAGLICNSRNTDREADLIEALAHKLGTQMIHFVPRDNQVQRAELRRMTVIEYSPEHKQADEYRELARKISENKKLVIPTPLEMEELEDLLMEFGIMEAEDETIIGKAENA